ATAGGTATGCAAATATATCGCTATTTAACATATTAAGAAATACTTGCAGATAATCAGTGGCAGGAGACGATGCCCGATGCCTGCCCATCACTTTCCCGTGGCGCAATCTTTGATCCCGCAAATATGATCAAAACTTATTACTATGGATCAAGTTGCTGTGCCGGTATCGGTTGATCAATCCACACATGCTATTACGCTTACGATCAATAAAATACCGTATGAACTACATGTACGTCCCTGGGTGACACTGTTGGATGCCATTCGTGAGTACGTGGGGCTGACAGGCACCAAGAAGGGCTGCGATCACGGTCAGTGCGGGGCCTGTACGGTACTGGTGAACGGGAAACGCATCAATGCCTGCCTGACGCTGGCAGTGATGAAGAACGGGGCCGAGATCACCACGATCGAAGGGGTGGCCGAAAGCGGGGTACTACATCCTTTGCAACAGGCTTTTATTGACCAGGATGCCTTCCAGTGCGGATACTGCACACCAGGACAGATCTGCTCGGCTATCGGTATGATCAGTGAAGGCAGGGCGAAAACCAGGGAGGATATCCAGGAACTGATGAGTGGAAACCTGTGCCGCTGTGGCGCTTATCCGAATATTGTGGCAGCTGTGCAACAAGTAAATCAGACACTATGAACAACTTCACTTACTCACACGCCACCTGCATAGATAATGCTGTCAGTGAAATGGCTGCACATCAGGAGGCCCGTTTTATAGCCGGTGGCACTAACCTGATCGATCTGATGAAAGAAAATGTGATGCATCCGGACCATCTGATCGATATCAACGGACTTTACCTGAACAGCATAGATTTCCTGGATGACGGACGGCTGTTCCTTGGTGCCCTGGTGACCAACGCGGATACTGCCTGGCATCCGGCAGTAGAGAAATACTACCCGCTGTTGTCTGCTGCGATACTGGCGGGTGCCTCTCCGCAGCTGCGCAATATGGCAACCAACGGTGGTAACCTGATGCAGCGTACCAGGTGTTACTACTTTTATGATACAAGTACTCCATGCAATAAGCGCGAGCCGGGCAGCGGCTGTAGTGCCATCAATGGATATAACCGTATTCATGCTATTCTGGGTACAAGTCAGCAATGTATTGCCGTACATCCCAGTGATATGTGTGTGGCGTTACGGGCGTTGAACGCTGTCATACAGGTACGGGGGCATGAAGGCGAAAGACTGATACGCATGGAAGACTTTCACCGCTTACCTGGCGATACGCCTCAGATAGATAACAACCTCGCCGCAGAAGAGCTGATCACAGGTATCATCCTGCCCCGTGAACAGTTTACACACTATAAATACCTGAAAGTAAGGGACAGGGCGTCCTATGCATTCGCACTGGTATCTGTCGCGGTCTTATTCAGGATGGAGCAGGATCATATCGCGGATGTAAGACTGGCCTTGGGCGGCGTAGCGCACAAGCCATGGCGGAATATGGAAGCGGAGAACTGGCTGAAAGGCAAATCTGCTACGGTTGAGAACTTCGCACACGCAGCAGACATGATCTTACAAGACGCTGTGACATTTGGAACAAATGATTTTAAACCGGCACTGGCAAAGCGTGCGATCATACGTGCCTGCCGTGAGGCCATAAATGGAGAACGATGAGCAATCAGACAACATATATCGGTAAGCCGGTGAACCGGGTAGACGGCTATGCAAAGGTGACCGGTGATGCAAAGTATGCGGCTGATCATGATGCAAAAGGGCTTTGTTATGGTGTGATCGTGTCAGCCGGCATTGCGAAAGGGAAGATCCTGCATATTGATACAGATGCGGCGACGCAGCTGGAAGGTGTGTTTAAGGTGTTCACGCATGAGAATGTATCCGGACTAGCCTGGTTCAACCGTAGTTATAAAGATATGGATGCGCCTCCCGGTAAGCATTTCCGTTATCTGCAAACAGATATTGTTACCTATAGTCAGCAACCGGTAGCGCTCGTGGTAGCCGCGACGTTTGAACTGGCGAGATATGCGGCCACACTGGTGCGGATAACTTATGAGGCGGATGCACACGTGACTAACCTCACAGGCAACCTTGATCAGGCGAGGCCTCCAAAAGGGAAAAAGACCGGCTTTAAGAAGCCCGCCAACAGAGGCAAATTTGAAAAGGCATTTCAGGCGGCGCCTGTGAAAACAACAGCCACCTATTATCACGGTGCAGAGCACCATAATCCGATGGAAATGCATGCCAGCACTGTGTTGTATTACAAAGACGGTAGCATTACTGTATATGATAAAACACAGGGTGTACTCAATACACAGAGTTATATCAAAAGCGTGTTCGGTTTATCCGGTAAGAAAGTAAGAACATTTGCACCCTTTGTTGGTGGCGCGTTCGGTTCCGGACTACGACCGCAGTACCAGCTGTTCATGGCGGTACTGGCAGCGCTGGAGTTAAAAAGATCTGTGAAGGTGATGATGACGAGGCAGCAGATGTTTTCATTCGGTTTCAGACCTATTACACAGCAGACATTAGCCATCGGGGCGATGGAAGATGGCTCGCTCGAAGCCATCAGTCATAGCGCTGTTTCCGGCACCTCCCGGTTTGAAGACTATGTGGAGAACATTGTGAACTGGTCAGGTTCCCTGTACCATTGCCGGAATGTGAAACAATCCTATGAGCTGGTAAGTATGGATACGTTTACGCCGCTGGATATGCGGGCACCCGGTGCTGTAACAGGTATGTTCGGACTGGAATGTGCGATGGATGAACTGTCGTATCAACTGAACATAGACCCGCTGGAGTTGCGGCGTATCAACTATAGTGTGGAAGATGGATCGATGAAGAAGCCCTATTCCAGTAAAGCGCTGATGGATTGTTACGAACAGGCGGCTGCAGCATTCGGTTGGTCAGAACGATCACCGCAACCCAGGTCTATGAAGAACGGACACCTGTTAACAGGATGGGGAATGGCGACCGGTATGTGGGATGCGAATACCGTCCCTGCAAGAGCAAAGGCAGTCTTTACGGCAGATGGCAGACTGACGGTAGGAAGTGCAACGGCAGATATTGGTACTGGTACCTATACGATCATGACACAGATCGCTGCTGAAACACTCGGGCTACCACTCGATCAGGTCACTTTTCAGCTGGGAGATGCGTCATTACCGTTTGCTTACCTGGAAGGAGGCTCTACTACGGCGGCTTCTGTAGGCACAGCGGTGCAGCAGGCATGTGTACAGATCAGGGAACGCCTGTTCTCACTGGCGAAGGACATTCCTGATTCCCCCTTCAGGGAACTGACCATTGAACAGGTGTCTTTTGAAGATGGGAAGCTGTTTATGACAGAGACGCCCGCGAACTTTATTCACCTGAAAGATATTATGACGCTGACCGATACAAATGAAGTGAAGGTAACTTCCACACCGCTGCCGAATATCTTCAAACAGATGAAGTATGCGAAGAACACCCATGCCGCTGTTTTTGCGGAAGTCCAGGTAGATGAGGAACTTGGTGTTGTGAAAGTGACGCGCGTAGTGAGTGCGGTGGCGGCAGGCAGGATATTGAATCCGAAGACCGCCCGTAGTCAGATCATGGGAGGCATCGTCTGGGGCATATCAGGCGCATTGTATGAAGAGAGTGTGCTGGATCATCAGTTTGGCCGCTTTATAAACCATAACTATGCGGAGTACCATATTCCGGTGAACCTGGATATTCACAATATCGAGGTGATCTTCGTGGAAGAAAAAGATGATGTGGTGAATCCGATGGGCATCAAGGGTGTCGGAGAAATAGGCCAGGTAGGGGTGGCTGCTGCTATTGCGAATGCTATCTATCATGCTACGGGAAAAAGGATCAGGGAGCTGCCTATTACACTGGATAAATTGTTATAATGAAAAGGCTGCACGATGCAGCCTTTTCTTGTGTGAGCTATGGAACCTGACCATTATGGCCAGCAGTATTTACAACGTCTGACTGTTCAATGCAGCCTGTAGTTCTTCTTCATTCGTCAGGTCGAGCCGCAGTGGCGTAATTGACACAAAATCATTCTCTACCGCCCACCTGTCTGTACCTTCTTCCGCCGGTTCAAGCGGGGTCACAGTGAACCAGTAATGTTTACGGTTCATAGGGTCAGTACCCGGAACGATCTTCCCATCATATAAACGTACGGATTGCCTGGTCCAGCGGATGCCCTTCGGATGAGGGGGAAAATTGACGTTAAAGAGGCTTAATCCGGGCTTTTCGAGTAGTAGTTCAAGTACCTGTGCCACATATTCCTCAAAAGCTTCAAAATCAGGCTCAGATTTCCCTACCGGCGTACTGAGCGCTATACCCTTTATGCCGAGCAGAACAGCCTGTTTAGCTGCGGCCAGCGTACCGGAATGCCACATACCGTTTCCCAGGTTCGGCCCCATATTGATGCCTGAAAGCACCACATCCGTTTTGGAATACAGATGAGTACCCAGTGCCACGCAGTCAGCCGGAGTGCCATTAACACGATATGCTTCGATGCCTTCAAAATTGATAGGGGAGGTCTTAAAGGATAGTGGCCGGGAATGTGTCACCGCATGTCCCATGGAAGACTGTTCCACATCCGGAGCCACAATGCGTACTTCCCCGAACCGGGCAGCTACTTTGGCCAGTGCCGCAATGCCCGGACTATATATGCCGTCGTCGTTTGTGATAAGTATTCTCATACCAATGCGGCCTCCAAATTCATGCCATTGGGGGTGGTATCTTTTTTGTAATTAATATGTTATGAAAGCGCATTTACTGCACAATCCCAAAGCGGGTGACAAAGATCACTCGGAAAGTGAACTGATGAAAAAGATCAGTGCCCATGGTATAAAATGTATGTATTCCTCCGCAAAAAAGAACTGGTGTAAAGACCTGCAGCCAGATGCAGATTTTGTCATCATTGCAGGCGGAGATGGCACGGTCAGAAAGGTGATACTGGAGTTCCTTACCGGCAGGGCGGGCGACAAAAGATACCCGCTTGCATTATTGCCCATGGGTACTGCGAATAACATCAGCCGCTCCCTGCATATAACAGGCGAAGAGGATGATATTATTGCCTCCTGGCCTAAACACCATATCCAGCAGTTTGATGTGGGGAAGATCGCCGGTTTTCATGAGCAGATGTTCTTCCTGGAAAGCTTTGGATTCGGCATTTTTCCTGTGCTCATGGCGTCCATGAAACAGCTGGAAGAACCGGATGATCCGGAAGAAAAAATAAAGCTTGCGCTGGAAGTATTGCACGATGTCATCGATCATTATCAGGCGCAGGAATGTAAGCTGCAAATTGATGGAGTGGATTATTCCGGTCAGTACCTGATGGCAGAGGTCATGAATATCCGCTCTATCGGGCCAGGGCTGAACCTCAACGGAGACGCCGGTCTGGGTGATGGGGAAATGGAGATCGTCTTACTGGGCGCCGATAAAAGGAAGAGCTTTTCTGCCTACATCAAAGACCGTATCACTTCTTCTTCCCATAAGGATTATGACCTGCCTGTTATCAGGGGAAAGAACGTCCGTATTTCCTGGGGAGATGAACATGCACACATCGATGATGAGCTGATAAAATCAGCGGACGGTAAAAGCTACATTGTCAGCATTTTAAAGCGGGAACTGGAGTTTTTAGTCCCCCGTTAGACGCCTTTACTTGCTTCCTCCCTCTATAAGTGGTAATTTGCAGCTTTTTATGTGATATCAGCTTAATATGAATTTGTTAGAAGTATCGGACGTGCGAAAGCAGGAAGGGGAAGAAGAAGTACTGAAAGGTGTAAGTTTTACACAACAGGCATTCCAGAAAGTAGCGATCGTAGGCGAGTCAGGGTCTGGCAAAAGTACCCTGTTGAAGGTAATAGGCGGTCTGACGCAGTCAGATGGTGGGGAGGTGCGGTTTGAAAACGTGAAAGTGAAAGGACCACTGGAGCGGCTGTTGCCAGGGCAACCGGGTATCGCTTATCTGTCTCAGCACTATGAGCTGCGTAATCACTACCGCATGGAAGAGATCCTGGCCTATGCCAATACACTGACAGATGAAGATGCGGAAAGACTATATAAAGTCTGCCGTATTGATCACCTCATGAAAAGAAAGAATGATCAGTTGTCAGGTGGAGAAAAACAGCGTGTGGCGCTGGCCCGTTTGCTGACCACCGCACCCCGCATGCTGATCCTGGATGAACCTTATTCCAATCTCGATCCTATTCTTAAAAATACGCTGAAAGCGGTGATCCGTGAGATCAGCGAAGACCTGAACATTACCTGTCTGCTCGTCTCTCACGACCCGATAGATACACTCTCCTGGGCAGATGAGATCATTGTCATGAAAGACGGTCAGATCGTTCAGAAAGCCGATCCACAGACGATCTACAACCAGCCTGCCAATGAGTATGTAGCGGCATTGTTCGGCAGCTATAACCTGATCACTGCTGCCAGTGCGGCTGACTTCAGCCAGGTAGCCGGCCTTCCTGTCAATGGTAAAAGCATGTTCATCCGTCCGGAGCGCTTCCGCGTGGTGGAGAAGGGACAGCATGGCTTATCCGGCACCATCAGTGATGTAAGCTTTATGGGCAGCAGTTATGAACTGCAGGTAGCGCTGGCTTCCGGTACCATCACTGTCAGGACCGATAACAGCGGACTCATAAAAGGAGCGCCTGTTTACCTCTCTTTGTCGCCTGCGGATGTGTGGTATGCCTGATAATAGCGGCAGATGACGTACATTAGGGGCATGAAATTGACCCAGGAGCAGGCCGCCATTATCAACAGCAAAGGAGATATCAGGATCATCGCCGTAGCAGGAGCCGGCAAGACGACTACCCTTATTGAATATGCGAAAGCAAGACCGGATAAGAGTATCCTGTATCTTGCGTTCAACAAGACGGTTAAAATAGAGGCGGAGCGGAAGTTTGCAGAAGTGAAACTCAATAATGTGCGTGTGGAAACGGCGCACTCCCTGGCTTATCATTACATTGTCAGAGGCTCTAAGTATACCATCAAGCCTGAGGGCTCCTATAAGATCAACGAGATCGTTGACATCCTGCATCTGCGTGGTCTCAAGGGAAAACATACAGAATCCATCCTCGCTACACATATTAATGCCTACCTTTCCTATTTCTGTAACAGTGCACCACCAAAGGTCTCTGACCTGGATTATGAAGATATCCTGACAGACAGGGAAGCTATACAGTTTGCGACCCGGTACAAGAAAGACATCCTGTATCAGACCCGCCTGTTCCTCGATAAAATGAACAAAGGCGAGATCCCTATCACACACGATTTTTACCTGAAGAAATTCCAGCTGGCCGGGCCGGTACTGCAATATGATGTGATCCTTTTTGATGAGGGCCAGGATGCGTCAGGTGCTATGCTGGAAGTATTCCGTACACAGGCAGGTGTCAAGGTACTGGTAGGCGATAGCCATCAGCAGATCTATGGCTGGCGTTATGCGGTCAATTCACTGGATAAGCTGAACTATCCGATGTATACACTCAGTACCAGCTTCCGTTTTGACCAGGACATTGCTGACCTGGCGTCTTATGTTATCCAATGGAAGAAGTTGTATAGTGCGCCGCTGACAGTGAAGATCATTGGTTTCGGTAAATCACGGAAGTCACAGACCCGGGCAGTAGTGGCCAGAACCAATGCCGGTTTGCTGGTAAAAGCGATCGAATTGCTGATCGAAAAGAAAGAGATCAGGACGATCTATTTTGAAGGCAGGATAGAGAACTATACCTATGCAAATGACGGTGCTTCGATCTATGATATCCTGAACCTTTACAATGGAGAGGTAGGTCGTATCCGCGATACAACCATTGCCAGCATGGGCAGTATGGAAGACCTGGAAGACTACATCAAAACTACAGGTGAAACACAGCTGGGGATGCTCGTGGACGTGGTGAAGAAGTATGGAGCGAAGATCCCGGGGTATATCAAAAAGCTGAAGGACTGTCACCTGGACCATGATGATAAGGAACAGGCAGATATGATCTTCTCTACGGTACATCGCTGTAAGGGCATGGAATACGATGAAGTCACACTGACGAATGACTTTATCACGCACGATAAAGTAGTGAAGCAGGCAGAGAATATAGATAAGGTTAATATCTCCAGGTTGTCAGAAGAGATTAACCTGCTGTACGTAGCCATTACCAGGGCCAAGAGCCATCTCTATATTCCGCAGGAAATACTGACGGGGCAGAAGAAAGCCATCCCGGTGCTGAAGCAAAGAAGAGCCTCCGGAGCAGAGACAAAGGGTGAGAACTATGTGTACGCCGGAGTCAGGAAGTAATTAGTTCTTTTTAAAATTGAGCAGATCTATCATCAGGTTGAAAGCATCCATGGCGGAGGGACTGTTCAGTTTCAGCGGTTTGATGATGTAGCCGGATACACCCAGCTTGTCAGCAGTAGCCTTGTCTGTTTTATCGCCGGAAGTAGTAAGAATGAAACGTTTGATCTGTTTCAGTTCTTCTCTCTGATGCATGTATTGCAATAATTCAAATCCATTTACTTTAGGCATATTGATATCTATCAGCATGACGTCAGGCAGGGCTTCAGTGCCTGTGTTCAGCTGCTCGTCCAGGAGTGCAATGGCCTCTTCGCCATTCCTGGCATTGGTCAGTTTATAAAAGATATTCAGTTTATCAAGTGAACGCTTAATATCTATCACATCCAGCTTATCATCTTCTACCAGTAAAATATTAATCGGTTGCATTTTATTCTTTTGACCAGGTGAATGAAAAGACAGAACCCTTGCCCGGTGCCGAGACCACATTGATATGTTGCTTTTTGGTCTCTAATATTTTTTTGACGATTGCCAATCCAACACCTGTGCTTTCGAAACTATCCCTGTCCTTTAAAGTCTGAAAAATAGTAAAAATCCGCTTGTGATAATGCTTTTCAATTCCATTTCCATTGTCTTCAATGAAAAATTCATAGTGATCTGACCTGTCCTTATAGTAGATTTTTACAGTAGGGCCGGGCTTTTCATTGTGTTTGATGGCATTGCCGATCAGGTTAGAAAAAATCTGAAATAACCAGAGCTTTTCTGCATGCAAAACGGGCAGATCTGCAATTTCTACGTCTACATGGTGACTGTCAGGCAGGTTGTCTATTACTTCTCTGACGAGCATATTGAGTACTACTTCTTCTTTTATGATCTCTTCTTTATCTGCTTTTGCGTAGGATAAGAGACCCTCGATGAGGTTCTCCGCCCGGATGATACGGCCATTGATCAGCTCCATATATTCACTGACCTTCGGCGTTAGTTCATGTTTGTGATCTTCCTCTATCCATGATACCACGTTACTGATACCACGCAACGGCGCCTTCAGGTCATGCGATACAATGTGTGCAAACTGGTCCAGTTCTTCGTTAGATTTCTTCAGCAGGGTAATATTGCGCGAGAGCTCTCTGGTCATGTGATTGAGGGCTTCGCCGAGTGAGCTGAGTTCATCGCTGCCGGTATCGTGAATTGTCACATCATAGTTGCCACCGGCAATGTTATTGGCCAGATCGGTCATTACCTTAATACGCCTGGAGATCTTTAAGGTAACATAGATGATGATGAACAGGCCCAATACAATGGAAGCGGAGGTCAGCATCAGCGATAATATATTAGTGTTGGTAACAGAGGCAGCCAGTTCTTCTTTCCGTTCCTCACGGCGGGTATATTCATAGGCAGAGAACTGTTTGAATTTTTCCTGTAAGGCTGTCTGGATCGCTCTTTCATGGCCGGAGGAGAATTTGTCCTTATATACCATATTGAAGGTATCCAGGTGTAGCCGGCTGATAGAGGCAGATTTCTTGGCTTCTTTCAGCGGGTCGGTATATTCAGCCGTCCATTCTTCATTTAGTTCATTGATCTGATGAAGCATGTTGCGTTGTGCCGTATCCATCTGCATGGCATTCATCTCCTGCAGTATGAGCCCATTCTCAATATTAGCGGTGTCATACGCTTCGACAAAAGATTGTTCTCCCGTGAGCAGGTAGCCCCTGAGACCGTTCACCATCGCCAGTACATTCCGCTGGAACCGGCTGCTGGCACGTACCAGGTTAGTAGAATTGGTAAAATAGTTGTTGTTCTCCGTCACTGCATTCGAGAGACTGAAATTCACGAATGTGGTGATGGAAAACAGGATCAGGACGGAGACGAATCCCAGGAATATATAGTGCGAAATTTTCATTGCAGGCAATGGTAACAAAAAATAAGAGAATAGCCTATATTACTATTCCGGAAAATAGTAAGGAATGTATCAAATATCCGGTATAGTTTTAGTGGCAATGTGTTCTTTGCCAGATTACTTTACCTGTAGTATTTACGCTATGTGTATGCGAACATAACGCTTTTTGTGCTAATCGGTACAATTCAGCCAATTATATAGTGTGTCATTATAGGAACCCATTTGACAACAGCCCCTGGCATAAGCAGACTGTCTAAACGATTGAACAGAAACTGTTAAACTGATAACGAAGCAATATATGGATGACCAACTCAGGAATGATGAGCAGGCCGGCACTTCCCGGCGCTCGTTCCTAAAACAGACCTCTTTAATGACCGCACTGGCGCTGGCGCCCGATGCTGTGATGAAAGCCGCTGAAAAGGGGCTCGACGAACAGATCGCCTCGGCTATTGAGACCATGCCGTTAAATCTCACCATCAATGGTGTAAAGCAAAGTGTCAGGATAGAACCACGTGTTACACTGCTGGACCTGCTACGGGAACGCCTGCAGTTGACCGGTACCAAGAAAGGTTGTGATCATGGGCAATGTGGTGCCTGCACTGTTCATATTGATGGAGAACGCGTGAATGCCTGTCTGACGCTGGCTGTAACCACCGAGGGCCGCTCCGTTACGACTATCGAAGGACTCGCAGATGGCGACAACCTGCATCCGATGCAGGAGGCCTTTCTTGAACATGATGGTTTTCAGTGTGGCTATTGTACACCAGGGCAGATCATGTCCGCCATCTGTTGCATCAGGGAAGGACATGCCAATACACCGGATGAGGTGAGGGAATATATGAGTGGGAATATCTGCCGTTGCGGTGCTTATTCCAATATCGTGGATGCGATCATGGACGTAAAACAGGGAGGGAAAAAGGTATGAAACAGTTCAGTTATGTAAGGGTCACCTCCAGTGCGTCCGCCATAGCCGCTATCTCCAAAGATAAAACAGCGATGTTCCTGGCTGGTGGTACTAACCTCGTTGACCTGATGAAGAGCGGTGTGACCAGCCCGGATCGCCTGGTAGATATTACACGCCTGCCGATGGCCGATATCGCACTGACAAAAACGGGGATACGCATTGGGGCGCTCGCAAAGAATACAGCCGTCGCTGAACATGCAGAAGTGATTAAACATTTTCCGCTGTTATCGCAGGCATTAAAAGCCGGTGCTTCTCCCCAGTTAAGGAATATGGCGACAGTGGGTGGCAACATGATGCAGCGCACGCGGTGTCACTATTTCTATGATACCGCTATGCCATGTAATAAACGTCAGCCTGGTTCGGGGTGTGGCGCTATCGGTGGATTTAACCGTATGCATGCCATCTTTGGTGCAAGCGAACAATGTATCGCTGTACATCCCAGTGATATGTGTGTCGCATTGACTGCACTGGATGCGGTAGTAACTGTGCAGGGACCAAAGGGTGAAAGAAAAATTCCTTTCGGTGATTTCCATCGCTTACCAGGTACCACACCTGAAATTGATAACACTTTACAAAGAGGAGAGCTTATCATGGCTGTGGATATTCCCTATCAGCAGGAATTAACAAAGACGCATTATCTGAAGGTAAGGGACCGTGCGTCATACGCCTTTGCACTGGTGTCAGTTGGTGCGGCATTGTCGGTCAGCAGTAACAATATTACTGATGTACGGCTGGCCATGGGCGGCGTTGCGCATAAGCCCTGGCGCTTGAAGGAAGCGGAAGCCTTTCTTAAGGGAAAGCCGGCTACGGAAGACAATTTCCGCGAGGCAGCCCGCCTCACGATGGCGTCTGCAAAGTCACAGGGAGCCAACGAATTTAAACTGACGCTGGCGCCCAACAGTATTGTGGAAGCACTGAAACTGGCCGTAGCAAACGGTAATAACTAAACGCTAAAAACCCAA
The DNA window shown above is from Chitinophaga agri and carries:
- a CDS encoding (2Fe-2S)-binding protein translates to MDDQLRNDEQAGTSRRSFLKQTSLMTALALAPDAVMKAAEKGLDEQIASAIETMPLNLTINGVKQSVRIEPRVTLLDLLRERLQLTGTKKGCDHGQCGACTVHIDGERVNACLTLAVTTEGRSVTTIEGLADGDNLHPMQEAFLEHDGFQCGYCTPGQIMSAICCIREGHANTPDEVREYMSGNICRCGAYSNIVDAIMDVKQGGKKV
- a CDS encoding FAD binding domain-containing protein; this encodes MKQFSYVRVTSSASAIAAISKDKTAMFLAGGTNLVDLMKSGVTSPDRLVDITRLPMADIALTKTGIRIGALAKNTAVAEHAEVIKHFPLLSQALKAGASPQLRNMATVGGNMMQRTRCHYFYDTAMPCNKRQPGSGCGAIGGFNRMHAIFGASEQCIAVHPSDMCVALTALDAVVTVQGPKGERKIPFGDFHRLPGTTPEIDNTLQRGELIMAVDIPYQQELTKTHYLKVRDRASYAFALVSVGAALSVSSNNITDVRLAMGGVAHKPWRLKEAEAFLKGKPATEDNFREAARLTMASAKSQGANEFKLTLAPNSIVEALKLAVANGNN